GAAGAAGGCTTACCATAAAGCTACCCTTTAGCATGGAATGTATTTTAGCCGGACAAAATTCAGTTCGCACCATTTAGTAGGGAGCCTCATGATGCTTGCTGCACATATGGCGCTTGTGCCGCATGCATGGGATAAAGATGCTGCAATGTTCGTGTATCAATTCATTCAGTTAAAGTTGGCATCCTCAGAAAAGTACAGGTAAAGTAGTAAGCACAAGACAAGGGAAACAACAGGATGATTACCGTGCTCATGGGCTCCTGTCCTCCGGTTGCAGAGAGCTCAGAATTGTATACTGATAATTCGATGATTGATTATTACTGGACGTGCATCATGCATTGATTGTTTCATTGTTAGAAAGATGGCACAGTGTAATTTGcttggcaaactttggctccAAGCAACACTCCTGTTTGGCAATCATCACTCCAAATACGTCGAATGCAAATTTGACCTCCTTTTAGTTGAGTAAATCAGTGCATCTGGTGATCTGGACACAAAAAATCAGGTCTAGTTTCAGCTGGCAAGTTGTTAAATGCATCACAAGGATGCTCCAATAGTGTGGAAGAAACCAAATTGGCAGAATTTTTTTCCCCGAAAGGGCAGCAAGAGATTTGCCGCAAGTTTTATTAGAAGGAAACAACAGGAACACAATATACAGCGGAACAACAATTTGGCTGAAATTCATGAAAAAGGTTATAAATTTATCTGTTTTCTGGACTTACCCGCACAGCAGCAAAGAAGACTGATTCCAACAATAATCAACAGGCTGGACATGTAAAGAATGTATAAGACTACGAGGGTGATTTTCCATATACTAAACAGTTGATGTACAAGGTGGAAGGCACATGCTAAGATGCTCATGCTTGACAATTCAGAAGAAGAGCCCTGCACAGTAGTTGAAAACAAGTGGGTTATCCAggtcaaataaaaaaaacaagaatgACTGACGTTTATGGAGTCAAGGGGAAGCAAGGGAAATTTGTGGGTGAGAAGTTCCAGCTCTTTGTTACCTTGGATTTGTCAGGCTCTGACTATCGGAACTATTCCAATCAACTCGCGGCAGTGCCTCCTTAGCTTCTCGCTTCTGCTATCACGGACGTCTACTTCGCGCAGTGAGCTTGGAAGTTCATCCACCTTGGGCAGCCTATAGATTCTTCGGCAGCTTTTGATCACTAATTTTTGCAATGAACTTGGGAGGCTGGGCAGTGACGAGATTTCTGGACAACCAGTGATAACCAACTCTTGCAGTGAACTTGGGAGGCCGTGCAGCTTCCGGAGGGCTTTACACTCCCAGATGTATAATCTCTTGAGGTTGGGAAGGCTATGTAGCCGTTCAGGGAAGTTCTGCAGTCTGCTGCAGAGCATAAAACTGATTTCCTCAAGGGAGTTGACGAACAGAAGGGCCTCTTGTTCCTTTGTGAAGCATTCCAGCAATTGATCCTCGAAAAAATTTAATGTAGTGAGCGAGGAAAGGAGAAAACTACATATGGGTGTAGCAGTGGCTGCAGCTACATCATCTATGCTGAGCTCCTGCAGTTTGGAGGAACGGGATTGgtgttcttgttcttgcacCCATGAGGGCTCGTGATCAAAAAACAAAGCGGGCGTTCCTGCGACGTATAATCTGGTGAGACAACCTTGAGCAACGAGAGACAACAATCCCTCGCCTCTTAGAGGCACACATCCGGCTGTGGATAAACTTGTGAGAGAGCTGAGGTTTGATAGAGGTTCCAGCGTCTCCATGCCCACCGTGCCTTCAAGACGGATGTATTCAAGAGAGTTGGGGAAGGGGAAAcaagaggaggatgaagacgaGTAGGAGAGTAGCTTGGGGCAATTCACGACGCTTAACCGTTGGAGGGAGCTCAGACCTTGGAGGCCACCTTTGTCCTCGAGGGGATTGAAGAGGAGTCTTAACTCTGTGCAGTTGACGATACTCAACTCCTGCAGTTGGGGAGGCAAAAGCAACAGCCCTTCTGCTGCTAATGCGACTATTTCCTCCTCTGCTTTTGCATCCTGCTCGGTTTGTTCCTTGTCCTCTCTGTTAGCTGAAGATGATGCTCTGGTTGTTGCCATTGCCAGCGGTCCCATCACACTCAACCCTGTTATCTTCTCACAAGACCACAGCTTCAGTTCTGATAGCTTCAGGAAGTGGGTGAGTAGCTGTGTTAACTCCTTCCCGCTAGCACTCCACCCATCGATGGTCATGAATTCAACTGGAAATTGGTATTTGACATGGCTATCACATTCAGCAAATGGAAAGGCTGTATTCGAACAAGACATCCTTAGGGTCCTTAGGGATGATAGCATTTGCAAGTGATCCAGTGCCATGGGCTGGCAGCTGAGCATCCTCAACTCTTTCAGTCTAGTTAGATTTTGAAAAGCCAGCACATCAAAAAACGTGCTATCAGGAATTTCCTTTCCCTCAATTGTCAAACAATATTCAGAATTGGAATTTTTTGCATAAACCAATTTATGAAGACAAGAAGAGCCAGTTCCTTCTATCTCAATGGAGGATGGAGCTTCAGTCCAAGGAACAGGAGGAAATGACAATAGCTGTGGACAGTTTCTAATCATGAGCTGTGAGAGTCTAGGAAACAAACTTGCAAATGGCACTTTCTCTTGTTGACAGCAAGCagaatgtgagaatgacaaCTCCACAAGGTTATAGCAACCCCTAATGACAAGCACTTCCAAGAAAGGAAACAATTGACAAGGGGCATGTACAGCCCATTTTTTCAAACTTCTTAGGTTCTCAAAGTTTAGCCTTCTCAAATTTCCAAACTTTTTATCTGGGATACTGCCTGAAATTTCCTCATGAGGCACATTAACTAGCCACAACTCTCCTATAGGCGGAAATGTTTTCCAAGCTACTCCATCTAGACAAAGAGATTCCAAACTTTTTACTGAGAGGTCCATACCAAGCCATGAAGGGCAAGTGGCTCCTCTGTGCCCTATAATGGATAGCTTTAGAAGGTTGCTACTTGGCTTAAGCCTTTCAAGGACATGTTCTTCTAATGTAGAGTCATTGGTAGATCGCCAAATATTCTCCCAACAAAATATCAACTCATGTAGGCGGCTCTTTAGTATCAATTTTGCATCATCAGCTTCTTCCTTTTCTTGAATTCTTTCAAGATTACCGATATATAGTGATCCACAAAGCTCTGCCAAATGTCCAACCTGCCTTAATTCAAAACCCTGAGATGCGTATTTTACCGTAAACCTTCGTAGCTCTTGTAATGATTTCAATTTCCCAACATCAGCAATGCTAGAGTGTGTTGCATCATGTTGAACAAGAAAATGACGTAGTTTGATAAGGTTGCTCATGTCTCTTGGTAAGTCAACAATATCACAGTGTTTTGCATCTAGGACCATCATGTGATAAAATCTAGAAAGTTTGTTGGGAAATCTTATTCGGCCTAGAGAAGAACTTTGAATCCGAAGGTAGCAAAGATGGACAAGATTATAAAAGTTGTGCAACAAATCTTCCACATCATAAGAAGCTTCAGATAGAAAAACAACACGAAGGGCCTTTGCTTCCCTAAATAAATCACCAAAAGCCTTCACAAAGCAACCATGGTGTTCCCCAAATAACATGAAAGACCGTAGTTTTTCAACTTTTAATCCTTTATTACCCAATGTATTGAAATCCTGCATATATACAACCTTTGAGGGTCAATCTATCCTTGACACTTGTGCCATCTATGTTGATAGACAAGTGGCGAATTGATGGCAGGACTTGTAAGGAGTTCAATTGAGATTCTATGCTAAGGCATTCACGGGATGAAACTTTCCGTGCTAATTCATGTAAGAGATCATGAATAATGTAACAAGCACTTCCATCgttttttccttcattttccaAAAATCCATGTCCTACCAATCGTGTCAAATGGCTTAGGCCTATATCTTCAACCCTTTTATTTTCACCACGTGATGAGTGCAAAATATCTAGTCCTATCCAGAAGTTAATTAGCTCTTCTCTATCGAATTTGTAATCTTTAGGAAACAAAGCACAATAGTAAAAACATTGCTGCAGCTGAAAAGGTAGGCAATCATAGCTCAACTTCAGTGCAGGCATAATGTCATCATCCTTGCCGTCTATTTGCTCCCATTCCTTACTTTCTAGTACTCTATTCCAATGAACCAGGTCAGGTTGGGTTTTCAATAATCTACCAACAGTTTTTGCCGCAAGAGGGGAGCCCTTTAGTCTCTGAGCTATCTTATCCCCAGTTTCGAGTAAGAGGTCAGGTTGGGCCTCTCTAGATTGATCATCATCAAAGATAAAATCTAGGAACAATTCCATGAATTCTTCATGCTCTAAACCTTTCAAACTTATTTGATGATCAATCTTTTTAATCATTATTTGTGATTGTGCTTGAAACCGAGTTGTGACTAGAATTATATTACTATGTACTTGTGATTTTTTGAATGGTACCAGTAGCCGTTTCCATTCATCCTCACTGCTACAGTCCCAGATAtcatccaatacaagcaaaaaCCTTTTATTTCTTAATCTTTGTCCAATCAACTCTCCTGCAGTATCTGTAGTACTTTCACCATCAACTTTAGGTATATATTTTTCAATCTCTTCTATCAGCTTATTCGCATTAAAGTTGAGTGACACACATTTCCAAACCTTGACATCAAAATATTGTTGCACTTGTCCACTGTGATAAACATATTGTGCGAGAGTTGTTTTTCCTATGCCCCCTGGACCAACAATTGGAATGACTGTGAGGACCTCACCAGAATGTTTACCCTGTGTGATATCATGTACGATGCTATTCATAATATGATCTCTCCCATACAATTTGGGCTCTGTACTTTCAGAGGTGGTGATAAGACGTGCAATATTTGGGGCAGCACTCCAGTTAGGACCTAACGTTGTAATAATGTGAGACACCTTTTGTTGCACGAGTCGCAGTTGCTCTACAATGTGCTGCATTCTTGTTGAGGCATCCANNNNNNNNNNNNNNNNNNNNNNNNNNNNNNNNNNNNNNNNNNNNNNNNNNNNNNNNNNNNNNNNNNNNNNNNNNNNNNNNNNNNNNNNNNNNNNNNNNNNGCTTGTTCTGACATATGTGGTGATATGTTTATGCCCTGATCAACCTCAACAAATAAGCCATTGTCGTTGTCATTgtcattgtcatcatcatcatcatcacgagCAGGTGGCAGAGATGAGCAAGGGAAGCATTTACCAACAGCGTGGACGACGGTGTTACACACTCTGGAAGCGAGTTTTTCCCTGCGTCCATCGTTGAGCTCTCGATTAGCCTGCTGGCTGGTGTGCTGTGGTGAGGAGACGATGGTGTCGTCGCTGTTGCGTGCCTCCCGCTTGGCGCCAGGAGACAAGCATGCGGGCAACCAAATCCGTTTGCCAACAGCTTTCGCGGTGTGACGCACATTAAGGGCCAGGTTGTGCGCGCCACCCTTGGCATGCTCGTCGGCGGCATCGAAGGTGCCATCGAGCTCGTCCTGGATGCGGAAGTACTCCAGCTCGTCCAACACATCCTCGGCGTCGTAGCCGAGCTCCTGAAGCATCACCAGGAGCTCCTTGAGCGCCGAGTTGTCGATGTCCTTGCCGATGGCGTGCTCAAGCAGAACCTTCACGGTCAGCAGCTCGAGCTCGAGGGCCTGGACGTTGGAGCCGAGCTCGACGCTGGCTGCCCAGTCCTTGAGCAGGCTGCCCGTCAAGGGAGACAGCGCCTTGCCCACGACCGAAAACGCAGCGCTGACCATGGCATTCGCCATCCTCACCAGCCACCACTGGATCGAAAAGAACTCTGAGTATGATGCGTCTGCAAGCAAAGGAGAGAAAACCACCATTAGCGAACGCCACCGAGCAATACTGATGCTGATGTTGCTGCAGGAGGAAACTTTACATGCTTACTCACCAATAATCTAGCCAGAGAAACGAGCAGGATCTGATCGCCAAAGTTGTGTCGAGAACACGATCGATGCTAGCCCAAAGGTCCCATGTTTCTTGCTGTCCGCAAGCAAGAAATAAAGGAACCACAAcgcgggagggcgccggcgcagACGTCGATCGAGGATGGAGAGCTCAAGCGATTCCGGCGGAGATGAGAGGTGATCGACGAGCTGAGCGGTGCGGAACAACCAGGAACATTATTTATAAGGTCCACTACGCCCACGGTTCAACTGCCACGGAGCGAGTATTCAAGTAATCATGCCAGCGTGTATTGTCCTTTGGTCGATCAGCTGGTTCATCAGTTTTCCAaccctttttgttttcttcgcCCAGTTCTTTAATTTCCCTCTTGCTCCATGTGATTATTTATCCTACTCTCTAAATGAATGTATGCGTGAGGGCATAGCTCAGCTGGTTATATTTAATACCTTGCTTGTCGTGCACTCATCGGGTTCTGAGTATTTTTCGGTTAATTATTCTTTTGCTGGTAGGCGACATACTGCTCGACAACGAGAGAGGTGCCCATACGGTGATATTGTCAATCTCAAGATGTGCACTAATgcattttgccaaaaaaaactaTGCATTGACCTGTCAATAAGTCATCCTTTCGTACCCACCCGGTTGGTGCTCCATATTAGCTgttaattagtttgttttttgttttaatTAGTGAAACAACCGCAAAAAACGCGTTGATCCTCTCACTGATCGTGTTTTTTTATATATCAGCAAGGATTGCAATAGACGGTTAATTGCAACGGATCTATGATCTAGGGTAAGCTGGGTCGTGCCTGCATGTACACTAAACAAACTAGGAGACGCGGTCATGGTGAGCAGGACGTGGTCACCACTCACCAAGTCCACAACTAACCAATTAACTAACCTAGCCAAATGGAATAGGTTATTGAGCCTATTCGGCTCCATGGTTGGAATGCGGCGTTTGCTCACAAATTTCGTTTTGGATTACTCGTTACTActacctccgttccaaattataatttattttcgattttctagattcatactTTTTACTTCTGTATCAGGACTATCAGgactaggtgcatagcaaacctataaatttaaaaaaactaaaataatttataatttaggatggaaggAGTACCCTTGATACCTCACTTTTCATCATACTTAGTCAATATACTAAAATCGCAGTGTGGACAATAGCGCCACCAGCGAGGCTTCTTCCATCGGTTTAATATGAGAAGGGCTTTTCGAAGCCACCGGTGCTGTTCTTGAGGATGAACTTTATGTGAATATGGACTTACTTGGAGCCAAGAGGAGTGCCATGAGCAGCAGGGTGGGGCACgctgatgatgatgacactTTCACAGCTGCCATGTCTTGAGGAAGAAAACATCCTAGGATCTGTCTAATCCAAGGTAAATAGAGAAGAAGGTTGATAATTTTCAGTTACCCTCCGATCCGCACCATATGGAATGCATTCTGAAACCTGACAAATTTCAGTTAGCACCATTTAGCAGGAAGCCTCGTGATGCTCGCTCCACACATGGCTCTTCATCGGAGGAAGCTGATGCTGCCGTATCCATGTATCAATCCAGTCAGTTTCAGGTGGCATGCTCATTACTCAGGAGATGGAAGGCACAGATAAAGGAGTAGGCATACGACAAGGGAAACAAAAACAACAAGCTCTCTTATGTGAGGGAGAGATGGAAGGCTCTGTCCTTCAGATGTGTATATCAATGAGTGATGATCGCCGGATGTGCATGGATTGCTGCATTGTTAGCAAGATGGCACAGCAAAACCTTGACTCACTCATTTTTTTTCACAATCAAGGAGGTGCTGAATTTGTTTGGGAATGCATCAGGCCTTCATACTAATCTTCACAAAAGTCTGATAGCGCCCATAGCTTGCTCTGAGGATCAAATTAACAGAATCAAGAATATTATACCTGCACAAGTTACTGAATTTCCTATCCAATACTTGGGCCTGCCTCTAACTGTTGGACGTCTGAAAAAGACACATTTCCAACCTTTGATTGATAAGGTCTCCGCCACCATTCCCACCTGGAAAGCTCCTCTTATGAACAAGGCCGGCAGGTTGACAACGGTTAAAGCAGTAATGAGCTCCATATGCACACACACACTCGTTTCTCTGAAAATACCTGATTGGGTCCTGCAAGAAATTGACaagagaaggagaggatttcTTTGGGCAGGTAAGAACGAGGCTCATGGTGGCCAGTGCATGGTAACTTGGCCGACGGCTTGCAGGCCAACTGAATTTGGTGGCCTTGGAGTTCCAGATTTGCGCATTGCATCCTTTACTTTCCGATTGAGATGGTTGTGGCTCAAGAAGACAGATGCCAACAGGCCATGGAAACATCTACCGACAGACTTTGGGCAGGAAAACAACCTCCATCATATGTTTCAGGCTTCTATCCAAGTCCACTTGGGTGATGGAATCTACCTTTGTTCTGGCTGGACAATTTGCTAGGCCAATCCTCTCCATGCATCCTTGCTCCTGATCTCTGTCAGCTCATCAGGCCCAAAATCAGAAAAACCAGGACAGTAGCTGACGCCTGACGCCCTACAAGACAAACGGTGGATCCGGGATATTGCCGGACGGGCAACAGTGAACGCCATTTCCCAGTATGTACATCTCTGGCACACGATTGCAGGGATCCAGCTAAGCGAAGGAATTGAAGACAGGGTGTCCTGGAGATGGGAGAGCACAGGCATATACTCAGCTAAATCGGCATACAAAGCATTCTTCCTTGGCTCAACTAAATTTCCTGCTGCCGGATCAATCTGGCGCGCCTGGGCACCTCTCAAGGTGAAGTTCTTCATGCGGTTGGCCCTCAGGGAGAGGCTGTGGACAGCGGCGAGAAGGCAACGCCACGGGCTGCAAGATAGGGCAGATTGTGCGCTGTGTGATCAGGAAATCGAAACTTCAGAACACCTCTTTGCAAGATGCTGCTACACCCAGCAGGTTTGGCACACTGTCAGTTCATTTCTAACCATTCAGAACGTTGCACCGGCTCAGAACGCCTCTCTGATGGACTGGTGGTTGCAAAAGAGAGAAGGACTCAATGCTGCCAAAAGAAAAGGTCTTGATTCCACCTTCATGCTGGTTTCGTGTCGAATTTGGAAAGAACGCAACGATCAAGTTTTCAATAGAGCAACGGAGAAGAATCCTACAGAGCTATTTCGTGCCATTTCAGAGGAAGCCAACTCTGGTGCGCGGCCGGAGCCAAGTTCCTTGCCACTTTCAGTTGGCCGGCGTCAGCAAGTTTCATATGAAACTGCTCCCTCCTGTTGCTAGAGTAGTTTACGGTTGTATTGTGCATTCATGTAACTACCATTGAGGTTTGATCCGTGTGCGTGCGCTCGGTAGGCCCGCGATgtaacaaaatatttttttcctcttcttaatataaagataCGTGGCTCTCCTGCgtactctagaaaaaaaaaagttgactCAAAGCACCACTCCTATCTTTTCGAGAACACGCTGGAGAGCTACACATCgttgtattaagaagaatgaAATAGGGTTGTTACAACGCGGTCCTTTGCGGGCACCGCACACGCATATTACATTACAAGAGGACTATACGGCACAAAATTCAACCAAAGAGGAGGGGTATCTAGCGAGCTACTCCccccattccaaattgtaggttcttttggtttttctaggtgtataaatattattatgcatctagatatagtgtatgtctagatgcataataatatctatgaatctagaaaagataaaactacCTATAAATTTACAGGAAATTGTAACAAAATTATTAGTAGCCAGATGGATTCTAGTTTTAATATTGAGTTTTTCTTAGATAGTCCTCTCTATAAGAATTATATGAACCTTAAAGATATCTGataattaattttaattaaGTTCTTATGGATCACACAGATCTAGGTTCAGTCTACATAACGCATCGAGACCAAACCCAACCCATATCTGTTGGAATTGATCTTGGCTGAGTCAAAGAGGACCGAGTCCTAAGCGGTTAACGGCCACCCACGTTGCCCTGGTCAAGGGGCAACAAACTCAACTAATGGCCTAGTCCTTAGGACGGCCCATACTATAAGAAGGGAACCCTCCCAACGAGATTAGGCTAATCATCTTGGTATGAGCACGGACTAGATGATCTGTGTCAACCACTATCCTCTCGTGATGGTGTTCTCCACCCGGAGTTCTTCAACGCCACGCCTGTTTCTCAAGCAGGCACGGGGACATCAGCAGCCCTAGGGGCATCTACTGATCTACAAGTGCCATTAAGTCCTTAATTAATTAAATTCTTAGATGTTCATGTCATTAGGCTATTAGATCCTAAGAATCAGTCATGTTATTTTCCTATATTTGGCATCAGAGCTGGTTTAGCCTAATAATGAGCCCTAAAATTTTGTTTAGATCGAGATTAAGTGAGCAATTGCCATGCATCTACTCTGTTCAAGTTTATACGTGATTAGATGCAAAATTAGAACTGTTAGTTTTAAGTGTGTTTTCATGTGCAATCAGTTTTAATCTAGTTCGGTTTTATGCTTAAGTTCAAAGTTTTAAGTCTGTCCTTGATCTATTAAGTCAAGAAAGTACCGAATTAGATCTTAATCATGCCTATCAGTGCCCTATTAAGGTTAATTCATGGTTAATTAAACCCTGTTAATGATTAATTTCAGAAattagggttagggttcatCAGTTCCTCCCCAAATTCGCATTGAATTCCCCAAATCCGGCGCATTTAGTCCTCGATTCTTGAAATTGACACATGCATATGCATTTAGAAGGAGGGGAGAAGGTGAAATTGAATCCCATCAGCAAATCCCCAAAATCCTATGAGAAATCCTCAAATTTTATCCATCAAGAAACCCTAACCTGAGGATAAGAGAAACCTATATCTGGTTCCCACCGACAGCCGCCCATGGCAAGATGTTGCCGCCACGAGTTGATGCCGGCGCCCTTCTCTGATGAGCCGCGTCGGTCCACGACCTGAGCCCGGGATGGGAGGTTGTCCCCTGCGGACCAGGCGCAACGTGGGTCCAGCCGCGCGGAGATCCAGACGGCATCGTGAGGCTTGAGGATGGCCTGCGTCCACCGCAATCGCTGTCGCCTTGAGGCAGCAGCACTGACTCGCTGCACCTTCGCTCGCCGTGCCCGCCATGAGAGCACCCCGGCGGAGGTCAAAAACTGACGAGATTCACTTAAGCATGTATATATAGTTCCACAAGTTCACCCCCTTCGTTTCCTTGTGGACACACGTACGGCATGGCAACTCTGGCAAATGAAAAAATTGATGGATCGTGTAAAATGTTCATGATGGATGAATGATGCATGAGCACTTGTTGGATGAGTGGCGCATATATATGCTCCCATGCCTTTGGATACCATATTCACTATGTTACAAGTCATCCAACCATGGGAATTTTGAAATATGGGAGCAAACCAAACTACTCTGCTGAGCTGCTTCTTCGATGCTTCGTTCCCCGGCGGAGCCCAACACAGCGGCGGCGGATGGAGACGACGGGTGGCAGTGGCATCGTCCTCGGGCGGTGGCCTGATGAGCTACCAACGTTAGTGCTAGATTGGATGCTCAGCAGAAGAAGTTGAACCTTCCAGTCCTTCCCACAACCACAATTGGTTCGTTCTCGCCGACTGTGGAGCTCAGGAGGGTACAAGGCAAAGAAGTGAGTAACAGTTAATTCTAATTCTAATGCTTTACTTGTCTCTACGTTGGCGGTTTTGCTTATTGGAAATATGCATTGCAGGATCTCTGAGGAGGAAATCAGCAAGGTTGTTAAGCTCCAAGAGGACCTTGACATCGATGTGCTTGTGCATGGCGAGCCTCCATCATCCACTCCATCATCAACATGGATGCTGATGTGATCACCATTGAGAACTCACGGTCCGACGAGAAGCTCCTCTCCGTCTGAAGTATGAGGATCCCGTCCACCGAGCTGAGGAGATTGCCGACCGCATCAACAAGATGCTCGCGGTGCTCGACACCAACATCCTCTGCCTCAAGACCCGCAAGTTCACCGAGGTCAAGCCCGCCCTAACCAACGTGGTTCATCCGCACCCAGCTCGCCAGCGCCCCTGCAGCGGCTTTTCCTTAAGGctatgtttagttactcccaaattcccaactttggcactatgcaaaaagaagattccccatcacatcaaacttgcggtacatgcatggaatactaaatgtagacgaaatcaaaaactaattgcacagttttgttgtactttgcgagccgaatcttttaagcctaattagtcaatgtttggacaatatttcacaaatacaaacgaaatgctacagttgcgcatttatgacaaaataccaattttgcaactcccaaattgggaactaaacaaggccttacttACAAGGAGGGTGCCATCAAAGAAGCCATTTGTCCTGAACAATATGGATCGTGTGTATCCGCTCCGTCTGTGGTTAGATTAGTATTTTTCTTGGTACGATGATCGCACCCTGCAGCTCATACCTGTGTCAGTCTTCGTGAATTTGGTGGTTTTCATGCAAGAGATTTTGCTTCGAGGCACAAAGGATTGGAACTTGATATTTCACGTGCCCACAAGTCACTCTGTTTTCGATTTCATACAACATATTTTGCTTCAAGGCACTGTTCTTCGTTGGGAGCTGCATCTACATGTTTATACAGTGATCCTCTGTTTTTCGTTGCGAGCTAGTACATGCACACTGATCCAGTGGTGCGCAATTGCAAGTTCAGAACaacacataataattacaaGCAGCCCTTCGCAAGTTACATGTAGCTTAACTGCTGAGGTTGCGCCACACCGACCAGACGATCCCCACGAGCACGACCGCCGCCGCAACAGTGTTCACCAGCAGCTGCCTTgcaggctccggcggcggcaccgtcgtcgtcatcgccgCCTGAGCTTGGTTCTTCCCCGGCGCCGTTCTGGCTTCCTCCACCTTACCTCTCACTTCTCCACCCGTccttttcttgctcttcttcttcgtctccGGTAGCGCCCTACTGACCCTGCCGTCTTCCTCTGGTACCTTGGCATCTTGCAGTGGCTTCCTCGGCGCTGCCTCTCCGTGACGAGGAGCCAGCGCCGCCGGAGAAGTGTCGCCTTGCAGTTGCTTCTCCGGCGCTTCCTCTGCGGGATGAGGAGGCAGAGGTGCCGGAGAAGGGGGTGACACGGAGATTGCCCTCCCTGGCATTATTGGCCCGGGAACGGCACCCGGCGTCccatgtggcggcggcggcggcggcggcggcgacggcggcgacggcttcGGCTCTGCGGTGGTGGGTTTTGTCTGATCG
This sequence is a window from Setaria italica strain Yugu1 chromosome III, Setaria_italica_v2.0, whole genome shotgun sequence. Protein-coding genes within it:
- the LOC105913500 gene encoding uncharacterized protein LOC105913500, encoding MANAMVSAAFSVVGKALSPLTGSLLKDWAASVELGSNVQALELELLTVKVLLEHAIGKDIDNSALKELLVMLQELGYDAEDVLDELEYFRIQDELDGTFDAADEHAKGGAHNLALNVRHTAKAVGKRIWLPACLSPGAKREARNSDDTIVSSPQHTSQQANRELNDGRREKLASRVCNTVVHAVGKCFPCSSLPPARDDDDDDNDNDNDNGLFVEGA
- the LOC101754717 gene encoding uncharacterized protein LOC101754717, with translation MQDFNTLGNKGLKVEKLRSFMLFGEHHGCFVKAFGDLFREAKALRVVFLSEASYDVEDLLHNFYNLVHLCYLRIQSSSLGRIRFPNKLSRFYHMMVLDAKHCDIVDLPRDMSNLIKLRHFLVQHDATHSSIADVGKLKSLQELRRFTVKYASQGFELRQVGHLAELCGSLYIGNLERIQEKEEADDAKLILKSRLHELIFCWENIWRSTNDSTLEEHVLERLKPSSNLLKLSIIGHRGATCPSWLGMDLSVKSLESLCLDGVAWKTFPPIGELWLVNVPHEEISGSIPDKKFGNLRRLNFENLRSLKKWAVHAPCQLFPFLEVLVIRGCYNLVELSFSHSACCQQEKVPFASLFPRLSQLMIRNCPQLLSFPPVPWTEAPSSIEIEGTGSSCLHKLVYAKNSNSEYCLTIEGKEIPDSTFFDVLAFQNLTRLKELRMLSCQPMALDHLQMLSSLRTLRMSCSNTAFPFAECDSHVKYQFPVEFMTIDGWSASGKELTQLLTHFLKLSELKLWSCEKITGLSVMGPLAMATTRASSSANREDKEQTEQDAKAEEEIVALAAEGLLLLPPQLQELSIVNCTELRLLFNPLEDKGGLQGLSSLQRLSVVNCPKLLSYSSSSSSCFPFPNSLEYIRLEGTVGMETLEPLSNLSSLTSLSTAGCVPLRGEGLLSLVAQGCLTRLYVAGTPALFFDHEPSWVQEQEHQSRSSKLQELSIDDVAAATATPICSFLLSSLTTLNFFEDQLLECFTKEQEALLFVNSLEEISFMLCSRLQNFPERLHSLPNLKRLYIWECKALRKLHGLPSSLQELVITGCPEISSLPSLPSSLQKLVIKSCRRIYRLPKVDELPSSLREVDVRDSRSEKLRRHCRELIGIVPIVRA